Part of the Scyliorhinus torazame isolate Kashiwa2021f chromosome 8, sScyTor2.1, whole genome shotgun sequence genome, TAAGCTTTGCTAACTGCTCTCACTATGTCCTGCTGCCTGCTAAGATTTATGCACATACactcccaggtccctctgttcccgCACACTATTTAGATTTGTGCCATTATATTGCCCTTCACATCCCTTCTCACGTTTCTCCATATGAAATTCCGCCTGCCAAGCCTGGTAACCTAACTAGATCATGTTTCAAGCTGTTTGTATCATCCTCATTTTGCCACTCCTCCAAGTTTGGTATTCGATAATCCAAAAAAAACTGTTACTGGCACCAACTTTTGGGGAACACCAATGTCTTAACACCCTCCAGTGTGAATGATGACCATCTGTTACAACTCTCTGCTTTTTGCCCTTAGCCAATTTTTTAATCTCATTGGACAATAGCCCTCCTATCCCGCAAGCCTCCGTTTTGGTAACCAGCCTTTTATGTTGTAACTTGTCAAAcactttcttaaaatccatatagtcagggcagcatgatggcacagtggttagcactgttgcctacggcgctgcggacccagatttgaatcccggccctgggtcactgtccgtgtggagtttgcacattctccccgtgtctgcgtgggtttcacccccgcaacccaaagatgtgcagggtaggtggtttgccgttgctaaattgccacttaattggaaaaaaaaataattgtgcactaaaaaattatgtttaaaaaaaatccatatagacaacattcactgctcaTCAACCTTCTgttcatcaaaaaattcaattaaattagtgacaTACAACCTGcctttaacaaatctgtgctgactatcgtaATTTACTCACACCTTTACAGCGCCTGTTGATTTTTCTTTTCTTCCTAGTTAAGGATTCCAAAGCTTGCCCACCACTtctagactaactggcctgtagttgcaaGGACAGTTTGACTGTTTTGCATCCTTTCTTGAATAAGTGGGTCACATTTATCATTCTCCAATACTCTGGCATTTCCTCCCAGGGAAAGATGGAAATGTTACGGCAGGCCATTCTGCCATCGCCACGTCCCTTAACATCCTAGGGTGCAAACCCATCTGGGACCAGGTGACTTCTGTCCTAAGCATAGCCTAGGATTACTTCCCTTACTGCTTCCCTTTTCTGTTTTTACACTCATTGTCTATATGATCTCTGCTTTTGCCAATTATTGTCGGATTTCTCTTCTCAAATGTTAAAGCAACATTGGCAATGTTATGTCACCTTTGTCTACTCTTATTCTCTTTTCTcccttgctgaattctaaaatcccCAGGCTTGCTACTTTTTATTTAGTTCTTTTAATTTAATAATGTTAATTCCACTTCGTAACAGTGGACCAAATTCAACCTGTGCAGAGATGTGCTGTCAAATTTTAATGTAATGTATTCACACTTTGAACAGATACAAagctttggttaacaaaaatcaaATTTGTTAATTGGTCATAAATATTGTGCATTTTTTTAACAATTGAGATTAAACTAAACTAAAGTATTGTTATAGAATGTGACATgggttgctgggtcaaaatgctggaactccctccctgactactgtggttagctcagttggttagatgGCTAGCATGTGGATGAGAATACCActtactgcaacagttcaagaaggcagctcaccaccatctcacGTACAATTGGAACTGGGCACTTTGCAGCAATGATCATGTACCaagatcatttttttttttaaatgcagcatCTTAATGCTAATGCACAGTAAAATGTAGCTGAAATTATTTTTTCAGTTGTTTCAAGCTTTTACACTAGGTGCAATTTAAACATAATTAATAAATGTGAAAACATATCCTATCCCAGTGTAGGAACTGAGACCATATTACAGGTAAATAAGATGCATGTAATCCCCTTTAGAATTTTTTTCAGTGTATTTGATATTCAAGAATATTCTATGCATGGCATTTTTGGGTGAATATGGCCGACAGCCAATCGATGGGTGTCTTTTGTTTTAATCATAATAGAGACAAAATTAGGTTATTTGTGCCTGTTTAGATTGAACAATAATAACTACTGTTGTTTTACATTTTCAGGATTATCGTACAAAACCGTTTTGTTGTAGTGCTTGTCCTTTTGCATCCAAATTTTTTTCTGCCTACAAGAGCCACTTCAGGAATGTGCATAGTGAAGATTTTGAAAACAAaatcctgataaattgcccttattgtccatacAATGCTGACAGAAAGACCCTAGAGACCCATATAAAGATCTTTCATGTTCCTCTGTGGAAAGTACCTAGTGGAGGCAAGAATGCACACAATGAAAAGTCAAAGCAGGATGGCAATCTTAAACTGAAACATGCTGACAGTGTGGAGCAGGCAGTCTATTACTGCAAGAAGTGTACCTACCGAGATCCTCTATATGATGTTGTCAGGAAACATATTTACAGGGAACATTTTCAACACGTGGCAGCACCTTATGTGGCAAGAACAGGAGACAAGTCTGTGAATGGCACATTTTCTGCCCCTAATGGACGAGAGGATGGGACTGTACATTGCAAACGTTGTCTTTTCATACCTAAGACATACGAGGCCTTGGTGCAGCATGTTATTGAAGATCATGAACGAATAGGATACCAAGTAACAGCAATGATAGGGCATACTAATGTGGTAGTACCACGATCAAAGCCCTTGATGCTGATAGCACCAAAGCCACATGATAAGCCTTCTCTAGCTGCAGCAAATTATCAGAGTATTAAAACTTCAATGCACCAGAGTATGAGTCGTGTGTCCATGTCTAAAAGTGCACAGAATTCTGCAGTTAATCTTATGTCCAGCACCAGTCGCCTGCCACCAAAATATGCCATTTCATCAATGGCACACAACTATCCGTTGGGACAACAAATTAGACTTCCACTGCCAGGTGGTTTGCCGGTTTCTCTTCAGCAGCGATCACAAACAGTAAAACAACTTATCTCTGGTGGAAATGGAAGGCAGTATGGAGTTGGTGAGCAGAGGCGGCAAtctcagatgcagtataatgttcaGTCAGGAAGCTTGACTGGTAACAGTCAACTATCAATGAAACAGTCGCAGTACAGTATTTCTCAAGCACAAAGGATGCAAGGATTGCCCACTTCAGCAGTAAAGTCATTAACTTCTCCAGCAGGCCTCCCTAATTCTGCTACACAGAGCTCTGCATTAGCTGGTTCTGCTGCTCAGAAATGGAAGATCTGCACAATGTGTAATGAGCTTTTCCCAGAAAGTGTGTATAGCATACACTTTGAAACGGAGCATAAAGCTGAAAAGATCCAGGCTGTGGCGAATTACATTCAGAAAATCAATAGTTTCACAAGCAAGTGTCTCTACTGCAACCGTTATTTAcccagtgaaacactgcttaatcaTATGTTAATACATGGACTGTCATGTCCCTACTGTCGTTCCACTTTCAATGATGTTGAAAAGATGGCTGAACATGTACGAATCCTTCACATTGATGAAGAAGTGGGACCTAAGACCGAGTCAACGTTAACTTTTGATTTGTCTACACAGAAGGGTAGTCGCAGTAATATACAACTCCTTGTAACTACATACAGTATTTCTGAGAGTGCCTCAATGGAGAATGCAAACTATCGACCCCAGAGTCAGAATTTAACATTCAGAAAACCAGAAGGGCAGTTGCAGCAGCCGAAACCACAGGTTAAATCGAAAATAAAGCCAGATTTGAATTCTATACCTCAAACCCAAATACCCTATAAAAATGATGTGGGGAAAACCCTTTGCCCATTGTGCTTCTCTATTTTGAAGGGCCCAATATCAGATGCTTTGGCCCACCATCTAAGGGAACGACATCAGGTGATACAAACCATTCATCCAGTGGAGAAAAAACTCACCTATAAATGCATTCATTGTTTGGGCGTCTACACAAGCAACATGACGGCCTCTACTATAACATTGCATTTGGTACACTGTAGAGGTGTGGGTAAAGCACAAAATGGTCAAGATCGGAGTCTTACTCATGCCAAGACAACACACTCACCAAGTGTAATGCCCATGAAACGTGAATATGAATATGGAGACTTTGCTTTAATGaaaaaaaggaaattggatggtgaGGAGACTGTTCAGACGTTTACCTTGGGAGAGGATAAACCGGAAGAGCCAGTTGTTTTAGCTATTGACCCCAAGGGCTATGAGGATGAGTCCTATGAGGCAAGAAAAATGTTCCTCACAAACTACTTTAACAAGCAACCCTACCCAAACAGAAGGGAAATTGAAAAGTTGGCAGCTGGCCTATGGTTATGGAAATCAGATATTGCCTCACATTTCAGCAATAAGAGGAAGAAATGTGTTCGAGATTGTGAGAAGTATCGGCCTAAGGTGTTACTTGGATTTAACATGATGGAGTTGCGAAAGGTAAAGCACAATATGGACTTTGGACCTACGTGGAATATGTTAAATAGCAAAGAAGTAGATGGCAAAGATTCTGCCAGTTTGAAACCAAACTCAAAAAAAATGAATCAGAAGCCAGAAAAAGAAAGAAGAGTTTTGAGTCTGGGGTCAGAAAAGAGAGAGGGAACTGTTTTAGATTTGAGCTCCCAAATGGAAGAAAATTCATGTCCAATCTCAGAAAAGGTGGAAGGAAGTGCTTTGAGCCAGAGCTCTCAAAAAATGGAGGGAAGTGCTTTAGATTTGAGCACTCAGATGGAAGAAAGTCCTTCAAACATGAGCTCAGAGATGGAAGGGGCACCATTAGATTTGAGTGCTCAAATGGTAGAGCAAAGTCCTTCAATCAAGAGTGCTGAGATGGTCGAGGAAAGTCCTTCACATTTGAGCTCTGAAATGGTTGAGGAAAGTCCTTCGAATATGAGCTCTGACATGGTGGAGGGAAGTGTTTTAGATTTGAGTGCTCAAATGGTGGAGAAAAGTCCTTCAAATATGAGCTC contains:
- the adnpb gene encoding activity-dependent neuroprotector homeobox b isoform X2; amino-acid sequence: MYQLPVNNLANLRKARKTVKKILTDIGLDYCKDHIEDFKQFEPNDFYLKNTTWDDVSLWDPSSTKLQDYRTKPFCCSACPFASKFFSAYKSHFRNVHSEDFENKILINCPYCPYNADRKTLETHIKIFHVPLWKVPSGGKNAHNEKSKQDGNLKLKHADSVEQAVYYCKKCTYRDPLYDVVRKHIYREHFQHVAAPYVARTGDKSVNGTFSAPNGREDGTVHCKRCLFIPKTYEALVQHVIEDHERIGYQVTAMIGHTNVVVPRSKPLMLIAPKPHDKPSLAAANYQSIKTSMHQSMSRVSMSKSAQNSAVNLMSSTSRLPPKYAISSMAHNYPLGQQIRLPLPGGLPVSLQQRSQTVKQLISGGNGRQYGVGEQRRQSQMQYNVQSGSLTGNSQLSMKQSQYSISQAQRMQGLPTSAVKSLTSPAGLPNSATQSSALAGSAAQKWKICTMCNELFPESVYSIHFETEHKAEKIQAVANYIQKINSFTSKCLYCNRYLPSETLLNHMLIHGLSCPYCRSTFNDVEKMAEHVRILHIDEEVGPKTESTLTFDLSTQKGSRSNIQLLVTTYSISESASMENANYRPQSQNLTFRKPEGQLQQPKPQVKSKIKPDLNSIPQTQIPYKNDVGKTLCPLCFSILKGPISDALAHHLRERHQVIQTIHPVEKKLTYKCIHCLGVYTSNMTASTITLHLVHCRGVGKAQNGQDRSLTHAKTTHSPSVMPMKREYEYGDFALMKKRKLDGEETVQTFTLGEDKPEEPVVLAIDPKGYEDESYEARKMFLTNYFNKQPYPNRREIEKLAAGLWLWKSDIASHFSNKRKKCVRDCEKYRPKVLLGFNMMELRKVKHNMDFGPTWNMLNSKEVDGKDSASLKPNSKKMNQKPEKERRVLSLGSEKREGTVLDLSSQMEENSCPISEKVEGSALSQSSQKMEGSALDLSTQMEESPSNMSSEMEGAPLDLSAQMVEQSPSIKSAEMVEESPSHLSSEMVEESPSNMSSDMVEGSVLDLSAQMVEKSPSNMSSEMMEGSPSNMSSEMVEASPSNMSPNMVEESASNMSPDNVEENVSNTCASEDLPSTETEMGGFQSREETSVMVPEELNSELQKPAFTKPTRLDLKNDESNMEEEPYPEPSSESKDKESESEDSEVFSECKDGVSPVEDGLPSPQASDQEDVSAELKQEFWIKRPWTDDASQSEEEQEPTLPSETKAALEPATQSWAEGPAEWSGEPFQNEEEKWAKEQPEWKNVSPDNEESLSNPLLEWQGNTAESEGEELDQLLDQSNDALSDNVAEPVCGSSSGVGLSSQPA
- the adnpb gene encoding activity-dependent neuroprotector homeobox b isoform X1; translation: MSDSLTETMYQLPVNNLANLRKARKTVKKILTDIGLDYCKDHIEDFKQFEPNDFYLKNTTWDDVSLWDPSSTKLQDYRTKPFCCSACPFASKFFSAYKSHFRNVHSEDFENKILINCPYCPYNADRKTLETHIKIFHVPLWKVPSGGKNAHNEKSKQDGNLKLKHADSVEQAVYYCKKCTYRDPLYDVVRKHIYREHFQHVAAPYVARTGDKSVNGTFSAPNGREDGTVHCKRCLFIPKTYEALVQHVIEDHERIGYQVTAMIGHTNVVVPRSKPLMLIAPKPHDKPSLAAANYQSIKTSMHQSMSRVSMSKSAQNSAVNLMSSTSRLPPKYAISSMAHNYPLGQQIRLPLPGGLPVSLQQRSQTVKQLISGGNGRQYGVGEQRRQSQMQYNVQSGSLTGNSQLSMKQSQYSISQAQRMQGLPTSAVKSLTSPAGLPNSATQSSALAGSAAQKWKICTMCNELFPESVYSIHFETEHKAEKIQAVANYIQKINSFTSKCLYCNRYLPSETLLNHMLIHGLSCPYCRSTFNDVEKMAEHVRILHIDEEVGPKTESTLTFDLSTQKGSRSNIQLLVTTYSISESASMENANYRPQSQNLTFRKPEGQLQQPKPQVKSKIKPDLNSIPQTQIPYKNDVGKTLCPLCFSILKGPISDALAHHLRERHQVIQTIHPVEKKLTYKCIHCLGVYTSNMTASTITLHLVHCRGVGKAQNGQDRSLTHAKTTHSPSVMPMKREYEYGDFALMKKRKLDGEETVQTFTLGEDKPEEPVVLAIDPKGYEDESYEARKMFLTNYFNKQPYPNRREIEKLAAGLWLWKSDIASHFSNKRKKCVRDCEKYRPKVLLGFNMMELRKVKHNMDFGPTWNMLNSKEVDGKDSASLKPNSKKMNQKPEKERRVLSLGSEKREGTVLDLSSQMEENSCPISEKVEGSALSQSSQKMEGSALDLSTQMEESPSNMSSEMEGAPLDLSAQMVEQSPSIKSAEMVEESPSHLSSEMVEESPSNMSSDMVEGSVLDLSAQMVEKSPSNMSSEMMEGSPSNMSSEMVEASPSNMSPNMVEESASNMSPDNVEENVSNTCASEDLPSTETEMGGFQSREETSVMVPEELNSELQKPAFTKPTRLDLKNDESNMEEEPYPEPSSESKDKESESEDSEVFSECKDGVSPVEDGLPSPQASDQEDVSAELKQEFWIKRPWTDDASQSEEEQEPTLPSETKAALEPATQSWAEGPAEWSGEPFQNEEEKWAKEQPEWKNVSPDNEESLSNPLLEWQGNTAESEGEELDQLLDQSNDALSDNVAEPVCGSSSGVGLSSQPA